In a genomic window of Salminus brasiliensis chromosome 12, fSalBra1.hap2, whole genome shotgun sequence:
- the LOC140574380 gene encoding transmembrane protein 238: MEEVFGGLGRCSWAFWLAVVFDSLGLLVLLLGVFADLFFYDFLIYAGAIVIFLSLIWWVFWYTGNIEVPPEQLEDDVGLLKKEKGLGGALRRFSSRLSSGIRSSLRRNPPSNTTAGGARAGRRAGPVTLAMNAEDLSTVCESVSAVESPHTSAM, translated from the coding sequence ATGGAGGAGGTCTTCGGGGGTCTCGGCCGGTGCTCCTGGGCCTTCTGGCTGGCTGTGGTGTTCGACTCCCTGGGCCTGCTCGTCCTGCTGCTGGGCGTGTTCGCGGATCTGTTCTTCTACGACTTTCTCATCTACGCCGGAGCCATCGTGATCTTCCTCAGCCTCATCTGGTGGGTCTTCTGGTACACGGGCAACATCGAGGTTCCCCCGGAGCAGCTGGAGGACGACGTGGGCCTGCTGAAGAAGGAGAAAGGTCTGGGTGGGGCGCTGAGGAGGTTCTCCAGCCGCCTGTCCAGCGGGATCAGGTCGTCTCTGAGGAGGAacccacccagcaacaccaccGCTGGAGGAGCCAGAGCTGGGAGGAGGGCAGGCCCGGTGACTTTGGCCATGAATGCAGAAGATCTGAGCACTGTCTGTGAGTCCGTGTCCGCGGTGGAGAGCCCCCACACCTCAGCCATGTGA